A window of Erpetoichthys calabaricus chromosome 12, fErpCal1.3, whole genome shotgun sequence contains these coding sequences:
- the LOC114661875 gene encoding uncharacterized protein LOC114661875 isoform X2 — translation MMHTWILVPVILSYVSPVLAFEVICKPKYLQTPVGYNTSLRCFWKCESKCAAERIIWSKDNRILQAYPPLENQNNTTADDRFQFMYQNIENGNFVLNIEHLQMSDTGTYECTLISDGDHHEGNIYLQVSDPNQKFEVAICYDFLGTIRFIGKVLVVILAIVLPVLACVLWKKKLGCSYYYKEMKLPYSGDVEDNISIGSVSSKSELIKKV, via the exons aT GATGCACACTTGGATACTGGTACCGGTCATTTTGTCCTACGTCTCTCCAGTTT TGGCCTTTGAGGTGATCTGCAAGCCAAAGTACCTTCAAACGCCTGTTGGGTACAATACATCACTTAGATGCTTCTGGAAATGTGAGAGTAAATGTGCTGCAGAAAGAATCATCTGGTCAAAAGATAACCGCATACTTCAGGCATATCCACCACTTGAAAATCAGAATAATACAACAGCAGATGACCGATTTCAGTTTATGTACCAGAATATAGAAAATGGGAATTTTGTTCTGAACATTGAACATCTTCAAATGTCAGATACAGGAACCTATGAGTGTACGCTTATCAGCGATGGAGACCATCATGAGGGGAACATATATTTGCAAGTGTCAG atCCAAACCAGAAATTTGAAGTGGCGATTTGTTATGATT TTTTAGGGACTATAAGGTTTATTGGTAAAGTCTTGGTTGTTATCTTGGCTATTGTATTACCCGTGTTGGCCTGTGtactttggaaaaaaaagttaG gaTGCAGTTACTATTACAAGGAAATGAAATTACCATACTCTGGTGATGTAGAAGATAATATCTCTATAGGCTCAGTTTCTTCCAAGTCTGAGCTGATTAAAAAAGTCTAA
- the LOC114661875 gene encoding uncharacterized protein LOC114661875 isoform X1 has translation MVPVNKVKNWRRRGRVRMHTWILVPVILSYVSPVLAFEVICKPKYLQTPVGYNTSLRCFWKCESKCAAERIIWSKDNRILQAYPPLENQNNTTADDRFQFMYQNIENGNFVLNIEHLQMSDTGTYECTLISDGDHHEGNIYLQVSDPNQKFEVAICYDFLGTIRFIGKVLVVILAIVLPVLACVLWKKKLGCSYYYKEMKLPYSGDVEDNISIGSVSSKSELIKKV, from the exons ATGGTTCCTGTTAACAAAGTAAAGAATTGGAGGAGAAGGGGACGAGTGAG GATGCACACTTGGATACTGGTACCGGTCATTTTGTCCTACGTCTCTCCAGTTT TGGCCTTTGAGGTGATCTGCAAGCCAAAGTACCTTCAAACGCCTGTTGGGTACAATACATCACTTAGATGCTTCTGGAAATGTGAGAGTAAATGTGCTGCAGAAAGAATCATCTGGTCAAAAGATAACCGCATACTTCAGGCATATCCACCACTTGAAAATCAGAATAATACAACAGCAGATGACCGATTTCAGTTTATGTACCAGAATATAGAAAATGGGAATTTTGTTCTGAACATTGAACATCTTCAAATGTCAGATACAGGAACCTATGAGTGTACGCTTATCAGCGATGGAGACCATCATGAGGGGAACATATATTTGCAAGTGTCAG atCCAAACCAGAAATTTGAAGTGGCGATTTGTTATGATT TTTTAGGGACTATAAGGTTTATTGGTAAAGTCTTGGTTGTTATCTTGGCTATTGTATTACCCGTGTTGGCCTGTGtactttggaaaaaaaagttaG gaTGCAGTTACTATTACAAGGAAATGAAATTACCATACTCTGGTGATGTAGAAGATAATATCTCTATAGGCTCAGTTTCTTCCAAGTCTGAGCTGATTAAAAAAGTCTAA